Proteins from a genomic interval of Callospermophilus lateralis isolate mCalLat2 chromosome 1, mCalLat2.hap1, whole genome shotgun sequence:
- the Vpreb3 gene encoding pre-B lymphocyte protein 3 isoform X3, producing the protein MVCPRCLVLLLMGVFLAGQVAQLSCTLIPPHTTIGDYGVSWYQQRAGSAPRYLLYYRSEEDHHRPAGIPDRFSAAKDIAHNACILTISPVQPEDDADYYCSVGYGFGP; encoded by the exons ATGGTCTGCCCCAGGTGCCTGGTCCTCCTTCTGATGGGAGTCTTCCTAGCAG GCCAAGTGGCTCAGCTCTCCTGCACGCTCATCCCCCCACATACCACCATTGGGGACTACGGTGTATCCTGGTACCAGCAACGGGCAGGCAGTGCCCCCCGTTACCTTCTCTACTACCGCTCAGAGGAGGACCACCACCGGCCTGCTGGCATTCCTGATCGATTCTCAGCTGCCAAGGACATAGCTCACAATGCCTGTATTCTAACCATCAGCCCTGTGCAGCCTGAGGATGATGCGGATTACTACTGCTCTGTTGGCTATGGCTTTGGTCCTTAG
- the Vpreb3 gene encoding pre-B lymphocyte protein 3 isoform X2, translating into MVCPRCLVLLLMGVFLADALLVFPGQVAQLSCTLIPPHTTIGDYGVSWYQQRAGSAPRYLLYYRSEEDHHRPAGIPDRFSAAKDIAHNACILTISPVQPEDDADYYCSVGYGFGP; encoded by the exons ATGGTCTGCCCCAGGTGCCTGGTCCTCCTTCTGATGGGAGTCTTCCTAGCAG ATGCACTGCTGGTCTTCCCAGGCCAAGTGGCTCAGCTCTCCTGCACGCTCATCCCCCCACATACCACCATTGGGGACTACGGTGTATCCTGGTACCAGCAACGGGCAGGCAGTGCCCCCCGTTACCTTCTCTACTACCGCTCAGAGGAGGACCACCACCGGCCTGCTGGCATTCCTGATCGATTCTCAGCTGCCAAGGACATAGCTCACAATGCCTGTATTCTAACCATCAGCCCTGTGCAGCCTGAGGATGATGCGGATTACTACTGCTCTGTTGGCTATGGCTTTGGTCCTTAG
- the Vpreb3 gene encoding pre-B lymphocyte protein 3 isoform X1, producing MVCPRCLVLLLMGVFLAVSQPVLAQPDALLVFPGQVAQLSCTLIPPHTTIGDYGVSWYQQRAGSAPRYLLYYRSEEDHHRPAGIPDRFSAAKDIAHNACILTISPVQPEDDADYYCSVGYGFGP from the exons ATGGTCTGCCCCAGGTGCCTGGTCCTCCTTCTGATGGGAGTCTTCCTAGCAG TGTCCCAACCAGTTCTGGCCCAACCAGATGCACTGCTGGTCTTCCCAGGCCAAGTGGCTCAGCTCTCCTGCACGCTCATCCCCCCACATACCACCATTGGGGACTACGGTGTATCCTGGTACCAGCAACGGGCAGGCAGTGCCCCCCGTTACCTTCTCTACTACCGCTCAGAGGAGGACCACCACCGGCCTGCTGGCATTCCTGATCGATTCTCAGCTGCCAAGGACATAGCTCACAATGCCTGTATTCTAACCATCAGCCCTGTGCAGCCTGAGGATGATGCGGATTACTACTGCTCTGTTGGCTATGGCTTTGGTCCTTAG
- the C1H22orf15 gene encoding uncharacterized protein C22orf15 homolog isoform X3, whose product MFVTVMFGAGCGELVNPWCSLMTLTAHLKQRGQVPPDASLHAFPETIALLAEDGQLVSLGEDLEEKTSPASSKGSPLLQERGTYVLVKIIRGENGAPTRYESLLENLDDQCPELAEELRWLSGIPTMGNGRRRRMSTRRSHRELEPPSRAGRVSSLPSRTR is encoded by the exons ATGTTTGTCACGGTGATGTTTGGAG CCGGCTGCGGGGAGCTGGTGAACCCCTGGTGCAGCCTAATGACCCTCACTGCCCACTTGAAGCAGAGGGGGCAGGTCCCCCCAGATG CCTCTCTCCatgccttcccagaaaccattgcCCTCTTAGCTGAGGATGGACAACTTGTGAGCCTAGGTGAGGACCTAGAGGAGAAGACTTCGCCAGCCTCCTCCAAGGGCAGTCCTCTTCTACAGGAACGAGGGACATACGTCCTTGTGAAAATCATCA GGGGGGAGAATGGGGCACCTACCCGCTATGAGTCCCTACTAGAGAACCTGGATGATCAGTGTCCGGAGCTGGCAG AGGAGCTGCGCTGGCTATCAGGCATCCCCACCATGGGCAATGGCCGGAGGAGACGCATGAGCACTCGGCGTAGCCATCGAGAACTAGAGCCCCCTTCAAGAGCTGGAAGGGTGAGCTCCCTGCCATCCAGGACTCGCTAG
- the C1H22orf15 gene encoding uncharacterized protein C22orf15 homolog isoform X4 — protein MFVTVMFGAGCGELVNPWCSLMTLTAHLKQRGQVPPDETIALLAEDGQLVSLGEDLEEKTSPASSKGSPLLQERGTYVLVKIIRGENGAPTRYESLLENLDDQCPELAEELRWLSGIPTMGNGRRRRMSTRRSHRELEPPSRAGRVSSLPSRTR, from the exons ATGTTTGTCACGGTGATGTTTGGAG CCGGCTGCGGGGAGCTGGTGAACCCCTGGTGCAGCCTAATGACCCTCACTGCCCACTTGAAGCAGAGGGGGCAGGTCCCCCCAGATG aaaccattgcCCTCTTAGCTGAGGATGGACAACTTGTGAGCCTAGGTGAGGACCTAGAGGAGAAGACTTCGCCAGCCTCCTCCAAGGGCAGTCCTCTTCTACAGGAACGAGGGACATACGTCCTTGTGAAAATCATCA GGGGGGAGAATGGGGCACCTACCCGCTATGAGTCCCTACTAGAGAACCTGGATGATCAGTGTCCGGAGCTGGCAG AGGAGCTGCGCTGGCTATCAGGCATCCCCACCATGGGCAATGGCCGGAGGAGACGCATGAGCACTCGGCGTAGCCATCGAGAACTAGAGCCCCCTTCAAGAGCTGGAAGGGTGAGCTCCCTGCCATCCAGGACTCGCTAG
- the C1H22orf15 gene encoding uncharacterized protein C22orf15 homolog isoform X1, translating to MSAKKFMQNCLDYCAWAGCGELVNPWCSLMTLTAHLKQRGQVPPDASLHAFPETIALLAEDGQLVSLGEDLEEKTSPASSKGSPLLQERGTYVLVKIIRGENGAPTRYESLLENLDDQCPELAEELRWLSGIPTMGNGRRRRMSTRRSHRELEPPSRAGRVSSLPSRTR from the exons ATGTCTGCAAAGAAGTTTATGCAAAATTGCCTGGACTACTGTGCCTGGG CCGGCTGCGGGGAGCTGGTGAACCCCTGGTGCAGCCTAATGACCCTCACTGCCCACTTGAAGCAGAGGGGGCAGGTCCCCCCAGATG CCTCTCTCCatgccttcccagaaaccattgcCCTCTTAGCTGAGGATGGACAACTTGTGAGCCTAGGTGAGGACCTAGAGGAGAAGACTTCGCCAGCCTCCTCCAAGGGCAGTCCTCTTCTACAGGAACGAGGGACATACGTCCTTGTGAAAATCATCA GGGGGGAGAATGGGGCACCTACCCGCTATGAGTCCCTACTAGAGAACCTGGATGATCAGTGTCCGGAGCTGGCAG AGGAGCTGCGCTGGCTATCAGGCATCCCCACCATGGGCAATGGCCGGAGGAGACGCATGAGCACTCGGCGTAGCCATCGAGAACTAGAGCCCCCTTCAAGAGCTGGAAGGGTGAGCTCCCTGCCATCCAGGACTCGCTAG
- the C1H22orf15 gene encoding uncharacterized protein C22orf15 homolog isoform X2, with translation MSAKKFMQNCLDYCAWAGCGELVNPWCSLMTLTAHLKQRGQVPPDETIALLAEDGQLVSLGEDLEEKTSPASSKGSPLLQERGTYVLVKIIRGENGAPTRYESLLENLDDQCPELAEELRWLSGIPTMGNGRRRRMSTRRSHRELEPPSRAGRVSSLPSRTR, from the exons ATGTCTGCAAAGAAGTTTATGCAAAATTGCCTGGACTACTGTGCCTGGG CCGGCTGCGGGGAGCTGGTGAACCCCTGGTGCAGCCTAATGACCCTCACTGCCCACTTGAAGCAGAGGGGGCAGGTCCCCCCAGATG aaaccattgcCCTCTTAGCTGAGGATGGACAACTTGTGAGCCTAGGTGAGGACCTAGAGGAGAAGACTTCGCCAGCCTCCTCCAAGGGCAGTCCTCTTCTACAGGAACGAGGGACATACGTCCTTGTGAAAATCATCA GGGGGGAGAATGGGGCACCTACCCGCTATGAGTCCCTACTAGAGAACCTGGATGATCAGTGTCCGGAGCTGGCAG AGGAGCTGCGCTGGCTATCAGGCATCCCCACCATGGGCAATGGCCGGAGGAGACGCATGAGCACTCGGCGTAGCCATCGAGAACTAGAGCCCCCTTCAAGAGCTGGAAGGGTGAGCTCCCTGCCATCCAGGACTCGCTAG
- the Chchd10 gene encoding coiled-coil-helix-coiled-coil-helix domain-containing protein 10, mitochondrial has product MPRGSRSAAARPASRPAAPSAHPPAHPPPSAAAPIPAPSGQPGLMAQMASTAAGVAVGSAVGHVMGSALTGAFSGGSSEPAQPAAQQAPTRAAPLQMGPCSYEIKQFLDCSTTQSDLSLCEGFSEALKQCKYNHGLSSLP; this is encoded by the exons ATGCCACGCGGGAGCCGAAGCGCGGCCGCCCGGCCAGCCAG TCGCCCAGCGGCACCTTCTGCCCATCCACCTGCACACCCACCGCCCTCAGCAGCTGCCCCGATTCCTGCCCCCTCGGGCCAGCCAGGTCTCATGGCACAGATGGCATCCACGGCCGCTGGGGTAGCCGTGGGCTCCGCCGTGGGACATGTCATGGGCAGTGCCCTGACTGGAGCCTTCAGTGGAGGAAGCTCAGAGCCTGCCCAGCCTGCTGCCCAGCAG GCCCCTACCCGTGCTGCCCCACTACAGATGGGACCCTGCTCCTATGAGATcaaacaatttctggactgctcaACCACTCAGAGTGACCTGTCCCTGTGTGAGGGCTTCAGTGAGGCCCTGAAGCAGTGCAAATACAACCATG GTCTGAGCTCTCTCCCCTGA